The following coding sequences lie in one Spinacia oleracea cultivar Varoflay chromosome 1, BTI_SOV_V1, whole genome shotgun sequence genomic window:
- the LOC130463622 gene encoding uncharacterized protein, which produces MRRPWIDGKRTSLEYLSGVEEFCRQAVEHQRSIGVGTIFCPCCDCKNVKRWDDIEVIEDHLVRRGFKQDYHTWYWHGESLDSMNEDGVDHEDNDDSSDAESFESDEMDDEDGDEEDRMSDMMDGIGDHVKPQSKMMENLNKAAKTPLYPSCTKFTKLSGTLELHNVKTNFGISDVGFDHLLAKFGEILPEGNTLPSSTYYAEKLMCPFGLDYVKIHACRNDCILYRKEYENLDKCPKCGESRYKRTDGDDPKKKAPPAKVMWYLPVIPRFRRLFATESDAKNLKWHDEGRKKDGLLRHPADSPQWRNTDRAYPEFKKEVRNLRLALCTDGMNPYGTLSSQWSTLPVLLAIYNLPPWLCMNRKYLMLSFLISGPKQPGNDIDVYLAPLIDDLKLLWNEGVPMYDAHTKTDFTLRAMIFCTINDFPAYGNLSGYKIKGENACPICEEEMTPEWLDYFKKNVYLEFRKFLPRHHPYRKKKRQFNGCTEERQARTPLTGKQIYEKIKNIETSYGKCGKQEKTPKTVLWKKVSIFWDLPCWKDLSVRHCLDVMHIEKNVCDAIIGTLLNITGKTKDTKKARLDLKKRNIRPELWPVDKEGKKKSYLPPACYTLSRQEKRILCECLYNIKVPSGYCANMKRLVSLTDLKLMGMKSHDCHVMMQVFLPISLRGILPKHVRHVIVKLCMFFNTISSKVIDPEKLDALEADIVETLCKLEMYFPPSFFDIMIHLIVHLVQEVKMCGPVHLRYMYPFERHMGVLKGRARNPAKPEGSIVKNTLAEEIAEHCAEHLARAKTIRVPTSRHKGRLQGQGTIGKKMVIPPSESQKQAHLCVLQHLADVNPYIESHLTELKSENPRIGERDLMVLHNRFFVDWFTKKGMDDFRNPDMVVPETIEWLARGPRSRYVETFEGYDINGYTFYTRRQDDKSVVQNSGVTLVASSREYASAKDKMPVDAIQSYYRYIEEIWELDYTDFKIPVFKCKWADNGRGRKNCESGLTLVDSNRFSDGDEPFILASQANQIFYVEDNVDRQWRVVVQGKRRILGIVDVVDEEEYDRFDDTPPLSVGVEPMNNEEDINGAYVRLDHNEGITVNNYENTKKRKSVSVCIDIMDAEERNDEIEEEMAMHNIYEALQAME; this is translated from the exons ATGAGGCGTCCTTGGATAGACGGCAAACGGACTAGTCTTGAATACTTGTCCGGAGTGGAGGAGTTTTGTAGACAAGCCGTGGAACACCAAAGGAGTATTGGGGTTGGAACAATATTTTGCCCTTGTTGTGACTGCAAAAATGTCAAGAGATGGGATGACATAGAGGTCATAGAAGACCATCTGGTTCGTCGCGGGTTTAAACAAGACTATCACACATGGTATTGGCATGGTGAGAGTCTTGATTCAATGAATGAAGATGGTGTTGATCATGAGGATAATGATGATAGTAGTGATGCAGAAAGTTTTGAGAGTGATGAGATGGATGATGAAGATGGCGACGAGGAAGACCGGATGAGTGATATGATGGATGGGATTGGAGATCATGTAAAACCACAATCTAAGATGATGGAAAACTTGAACAAGGCTGCTAAAACACCGTTGTACCCTAGTTGTACGAAGTTCACAAAGTTGTCTGGTACCTTAGAACTTCATAATGTGAAAACAAACTTCGGTATCTCTGACGTGGGCTTTGATCATTTGTTAGCAAAATTTGGTGAAATATTACCAGAGGGGAATACCCTCCCCTCTTCTACCTACTACGCAGAAAAGCTAATGTGTCCTTTTGGGTTAGATTATGTCAAGATCCATGCATGCCGGAATGATTGTATACTCTATCGAAAAGAGTAtgaaaatttggataagtgtcCAAAGTGCGGCGAATCACGCTACAAACGAACAGATGGTGATGATCCAAAAAAGAAAGCCCCCCCGGCAAAGGTGATGTGGTATCTACCGGTAATACCAAGGTTTAGGCGTTTGTTTGCAACTGAGAGTGATGCTAAGAATCTTAAGTGGCATGATGAAGGGAGAAAGAAAGATGGGTTACTTAGGCATCCGGCCGATTCTCCGCAATGGAGAAACACTGATAGGGCATATCCAGAATTTAAAAAGGAGGTTAGAAATCTTAGACTTGCTTTATGTACGGACGGGATGAACCCGTATGGTACACTTAGCAGTCAATGGAGCACATTGCCGGTCTTATTAGCGATATACAATCTCCCTCCTTGGTTGTGTATGAATCGCAAGTACTTGATGTTGTCATTTTTAATTTcggggcctaaacaacccggaaatgacatagatgtatACTTGGCACCTCTCATAGATGATTTGAAGCTattgtggaatgaaggtgttcCAATGTATGATGCCCATACCAAAACTGACTTCACTTTGCGggccatgattttttgtaccATTAATGACTTTCCGGCTTACGGGAACTTGTCCGGGTACAAGATTAAAGGAGAGAACGCATGCCCTATTTGTGAGGAGGAGATGACACCCGAATGGTTGGACTACTTCAAAAAAAATGTGTATCTGGAATTCAGAAAGTTTCTCCCTCGTCATCACCCATATCGTAAGAAGAAAAGGCAATTCAATGGGTGCACGGAGGAAAGACAAGCTCGTACGCCTTTGACTGGAAAACAAATTTATGAGAAGATCAAGAATATTGAAACGAGTTATGGTAAATGCGGAAAACAGGAAAAAACACCGAAGACTGTTCTTTGGAAAAAAGTCTCAATATTTTGGGATCTTCCATGTTGGAAAGATTTGTCAGTCCGACATTGCCTTGATGTGATGCACATTGAAAAGAATGTATGTGATGCTATTATTGGTACATTGTTGAACATAACTGGAAAGACAAAGGACACTAAAAAGGCGCGACTAGACTTGAAAAAAAGGAATATTCGACCAGAGTTGTGGCCTGTGGATAAGGAGGGTAAGAAGAAGTCATATTTGCCTCCGGCTTGCTACACATTGTCCCGTCAAGAAAAGCGAATTTTATGTGAATGTCTATATAACATCAAGGTACCTTCAGGGTACTGTGCGAACATGAAAAGACTAGTTTCTTTGACCGACTTGAAGTTAATGGGTATGAAATCCCATGATTGTCATGTGATGATGCAAGTTTTTTTGCCGATTTCTCTGCGTGGAATTTTACCAAAGCATGTGAGACATGTCATTGTTAAGTTGTGTATGTTTTTCAACACCATTTCTAGCAAAGTGATCGACCCGGAAAAACTAGATGCACTTGAAGCTGATATAGTTGAAACGTTATGTAAATTAGAGATGTATTTTCCACCATCCTTTTTTGACATAATGATCCATTTAATTGTGCATTTGGTTCAGGAGGTTAAGATGTGTGGTCCAGTGCACTTGCGTTACATGTACCCCTTTGAGAGACATATGGGGGTGTTGAAAGGTAGAGCACGAAATCCAGCAAAACCTGAAGGTAGCATCGTGAAAAATACTTTGGCCGAAGAGATTGCGGAACATTGTGCTGAGCACTTGGCTAGAGCTAAGACAATCAGAGTTCCGACATCTCGTCACAAGGGAAGACTTCAGGGGCAAGGGACAATTGGGAAGAAAATGGTGATACCTCCGAGTGAAAGTCAGAAGCAAGCGCACCTTTGTGTCTTGCAGCACCTTGCTGATGTCAATCCATACATAGAAAGTCATTTGACAGAATTAAAAAGTGAAAATCCTCGAATTGGTGAAAGAGATTTAATGGTTCTGCACAATCGCTTTTTTGTTGATTGGTTCACGAAGAAAGGGATGGATGACTTTCGTAATCCTGATATGGTTGTCCCTGAAACAATCGAGTGGCTTGCAAGGGGTCCTCGATCTCGATATGTGGAAACTTTTGAAGGGTATGACATCAATGGGTACACATTTTATACAAGAAGACAAGATGACAAATCCGTtgtgcaaaatagtggtgttacaTTGGTAGCATCCTCCAGAGAATATGCTAGTGCTAAGGACAAAATGCCAGTTGATGCAATACAATCATATTATAGGTATATTgaagaaatatgggagcttgaCTACACCGACTTTAAGATTCCTGTTTTTAAATGCAAGTGGGCAGATAATGGACGAGGCCGAAAAAACTGTGAATCTGGTTTAACTTTGGTGGATTCAAATCGTTTTAGTGACGGTGATGAGCCATTCATTTTGGCATCTCAAGCTAACCAAATCTTTTATGTAGAAGATAATGTTGATCGTCAATGGAGGGTTGTTGTTCAAGGCAAAAGACGAATTCTAGGGATAGTTGACGTTGTTGATGAAGAGGAATATGACCGATTTGATGATACTCCACCTTTGTCAGTTGGTGTTGAACCTATGAATAATGAGGAGGATATAAATGGAGCATATGTGCGCTTAGATCACAATGAAGGGATTACTGTTAATAACTACGAAAATACTAAGAAGAGAAAATCAGTAAGTGT TTGTATTGACATCATGGATGCAGAAGAACGTAATGATGAAATAGAGGAGGAAATGGCTATGCACAACATTTATGAAGCACTACAGGCAATGGAATAA
- the LOC130465791 gene encoding uncharacterized protein yields MFLTFNEFGQPDGEWAHAYGVQIGICVLKIDINEPSYPKMEGVTKQNFWEETKRLFHIIDLDGQREKSFHKVVAARFRIFKSRLVGRWIKFTIKPPKNSAHLMPWQVYKGFITEEQWEKFKSSRLQPDAEEKRLKAQGSAKQNKHPHHMGQLSYPRAVKKWEKDKRLPPSTASSTASTTSSSGTSSISSRVTNRPIHWVLAHQKKMPDGTWDVDPN; encoded by the exons ATGTTTCTTACTTTTAATGAGTTCGGCCAACCTGATGGTGAGTGGGCACATGCCTATGGCGTACAAATTGGCATATGTGTTCTTAAAATTGATATCAATGAGCCATCATATCCAAAGATGGAAGGTGTGACAAAACAAAACTTTTGGGAGGAGACAAAG AGACTCTTTCACATTATTGATCTTGACGGTCAGAGGGAAAAGTCATTCCACAAAGTAGTTGCGGCACGTTTTAGGATCTTCAAGTCGAGGTTGGTTGGTCGTTGGATCAAGTTTACGATTAAGCCTCCGAAAAACAGCGCACACTTGATGCCATGGCAAGTTTACAAGGGCTTCATCACCGAGGAACAATGGGAAAAATTCAAGTCAAGTAGACTACAACCTGACGCTGAG GAAAAGAGATTGAAGGCACAAGGAAGTGCAAAGCAAAACAAGCATCCTCATCACATGGGTCAGTTGAGTTACCCTAGGGCCGTAAAGAAATGGGAGAAAGACAAAAGACTCCCTCCTTCCACTGCATCATCAACGGCCTCTACCACCTCCTCTTCAGGGACATCCTCGATATCTAGTAGGGTAACTAACCGCCCAATACATTGGGTATTAGCTCACCAAAAGAAAATGCCTGACGGGACGTGGGATGTTGATCCAAATTAG